One genomic region from Mangifera indica cultivar Alphonso chromosome 17, CATAS_Mindica_2.1, whole genome shotgun sequence encodes:
- the LOC123200393 gene encoding putative disease resistance RPP13-like protein 1: protein MSIILEAFLSAAFDMLFEKLAASTELLRFPQQEQIQEDLKKWEMTLRMMEAVLEDAEERQGKNEKVKIWLGKLQNLAYDVEDTLDELLYESHHQHEPSTWELLIPCCFNPQTVEFNSMMMSQVENISTRFDEIASKKEQLGLIEFSGGRSNSVIQRPPTTSLVTEAYVYGRKEDQEAMVELLLKNDLSAGNRTFSVIPTVGMGGIGKTTLAQLAYNDPKLEGHFDFKAWVCVSEKFNVTEITKTILVSIGGHIGDVNDLNNLQERLKEKLSKKRFLFVLDDIWTGNPSDWSLLRRPFESGLPESKIIITTRNEVISTRLGTLPAYPLKGLSDEACLSIFTRCALGTTDFSQHEDLKEIGEKIVKKCNGLPLAAETLGGLLHGKPNREDWGRLLNRRVWELPEKDSNIIPALKVSYYFLPSRLKRCFAYCSIFPKAYEFLKEETILLWMAEGLLHNNEKQMEDLGNEFFDDLKSRSFFKQSSRDMSRFVMHDLINDLAQWAAGEICFRIDNKLDGNINFNVSRTNLRYLSYISDQFDGVKRFEGLCEAKCLRAFLPLELPHMTSGYLAYDVLHMVLELPRLRALSLRMYKISELPNSIGELKHLRYLNLSGTLIEILPNSINTLYNLQTLLVEDCDHLKKLCEDMGNLTNLHHLNNSGTPALEEMPLRIGNLTGLLTLPNFVVGKSSGSRLEELKNLTHIRERLCISGLENVNATIATNADLISKRDLNVIVLKWTSSNGDPGDAGEEKVLDMLRPHQGLKELIISGYGGGSFPVWLEDPSFSNLAKLTFENCNNCEMLPSFGELPFLKHLVIKGMAKIQKVEKGFYGYSEVPFPLLETLCFKYMEGWEVWTPNEEEEAKAFPYLRELSIIWCSKLEVLLPKYLPSLEKLVITGCKKLVVSVESLPKLCKLSISSCKQMEWGSTIDLSSLKSVHLGDISTPICPTERFTYGLSKVEEMTISRSGKLTSLWQSTAEWLQDNSSLCRLEIRQCPQLLCLVAEEEQEEGQEQLGMPCRLEYLELYLCERFEKLPKSLCSLSFLKEISINCCPKLVSFPETSMPPQLRIIKIRECNALKSLPEAWVNNSSTYLERLSIKECESLTYITKFRLPLNLKRLDIESCNNLGTLINEENTDSGTHSNTSLLEFLEVHYCRSLTSLWSGSELPHTLERIELWSCDSLASLSSGGNLPMALKSLVVFECTKLESIAERLQNLTSLEHIEISSGYNLTCFPPDLHKLRNLQKMFISGFPNLVSFPEEGLPLRNLRLLYIVSCKKLKALPNRIHKLTALKQLIIRDCPSMAMFPVDGFPISLESLEIQDLNIFKPLFDWGLNRLTSLKSLNIGKVSPEVSFPQEETGMMLPTSLTHLIIQNFPNLERLSSDIQNLTCLERLCLLHCPKLKFLPEDWLSSLLQLEIYDCPLLKQMWEKHGGINYWPMIARIPYVKIDSCLMKYRTHGQD, encoded by the coding sequence ATGTCTATTATTTTAGAGGCGTTTCTCTCTGCGGCCTTTGACATGCTTTTCGAAAAGTTGGCTGCCTCTACTGAACTGCTACGGTTTCCACAACAGGAGCAAATCCAGGAAGATCTCAAGAAGTGGGAGATGACATTGAGGATGATGGAGGCGGTGCTTGAAGATGCAGAGGAGAGGCAAGGGAAGAATGAGAAAGTGAAGATCTGGCTTGGAAAACTTCAAAACTTGGCTTACGACGTGGAAGACACACTGGATGAGTTGTTGTATGAATCTCATCATCAACATGAACCCAGCACATGGGAGTTACTGATTCCTTGTTGCTTTAATCCTCAGACTGTCGAGTTCAATTCCATGATGATGTCCCAAGTTGAGAATATCAGTACCAGATTTGATGAGATTGCTTCGAAGAAAGAGCAATTGGGTTTGATAGAATTTTCAGGAGGGAGGTCCAACAGTGTAATACAGAGGCCACCCACAACCTCTTTGGTGACTGAAGCCTATGTTTATGGTAGAAAAGAAGATCAGGAGGCAATGGTTGAGTTgttattgaaaaatgatttaagTGCTGGCAATAGAACATTTTCTGTTATTCCTACAGTCGGGATGGGCGGTATCGGGAAGACAACGCTTGCTCAACTTGCCTACAATGATCCCAAATTGGAAggtcattttgatttcaaagcTTGGGTTTGTGTTTCTGAAAAATTTAATGTGACCGAGATAACAAAAACAATCCTGGTGTCCATTGGTGGACATATTGGTGATGTTAATGATCTTAACAATCTTCAAGAGAGGTTGAAGGAGAAATTGTCGAAAAAgagatttttgtttgttttggatGATATCTGGACCGGAAATCCTAGTGATTGGTCTCTCTTGCGCCGTCCCTTTGAATCTGGCTTACCAGAAAGCAAGATTATCATCACAACTCGTAATGAAGTTATTTCAACCAGGTTGGGTACTCTTCCAGCTTACCCATTGAAAGGGTTATCAGATGAAGCTTGTTTGTCTATATTTACTCGATGCGCATTGGGGACAACAGATTTTAGTCAACATGAGGACTTGAAGGAAATTGGTGAGAAGATAGTAAAAAAATGCAATGGCTTACCTTTGGCAGCAGAAACTCTCGGTGGGCTATTACATGGGAAACCTAATAGAGAGGACTGGGGAAGGTTGCTAAATCGTAGAGTGTGGGAATTACCAGAAAAGGATAGCAACATTATACCAGCTTTGAAGGTAAGTTACTACTTCCTTCCTTCTCGTTTAAAAAGATGCTTTGCATACTGTTCTATATTCCCAAAGGCTTATGAATTTCTCAAAGAAGAGACCATTTTGTTATGGATGGCTGAGGGTTTATTACATAATAATGAGAAGCAAATGGAAGATTTGGGCAATGAGTTCTTTGATGATCTGAAATCAAGGTCATTTTTCAAGCAATCAAGTAGAGATATGTCAAGATTTGTGATGCACGACCTCATCAATGATCTTGCTCAGTGGGCTGCAGGAGAGATATGCTTTAGAATTGATAATAAGTTGGATGGTAACATAAATTTCAATGTTTCCCGCACAAATCTTCgttatttatcttatatttctGATCAGTTTGATGGGGTTAAAAGGTTTGAAGGCTTGTGTGAAGCCAAGTGTTTGCGAGCTTTTTTACCATTAGAGTTGCCACACATGACGTCAGGTTACTTGGCTTACGACGTTCTTCACATGGTGCTGGAACTGCCTCGTTTGAGGGCCTTGTCTTTGAGAATGTATAAGATTTCTGAGCTGCCAAACTCAATTGGTGAATTGAAACATCTACGATACCTCAACCTATCTGGTACGCTAATTGAAATTCTGCCCAATTCAATCAATACTCTTTACAATTTACAGACGCTTTTAGTAGAGGACTGTGATCATCTGAAGAAACTGTGTGAAGACATGGGGAACTTAACAAATCTGCATCATCTAAATAATTCTGGTACACCTGCACTAGAGGAAATGCCTTTAAGGATTGGTAATCTGACTGGGCTTTTAACACTGCCGAATTTTGTTGTGGGCAAAAGCAGTGGCTCCAGGCTAGAAGAGTTGAAAAATCTGACACATATTAGGGAGAGGCTTTGCATTTCTGGGTTGGAGAATGTGAATGCTACGATTGCCACGAATGCTGATCTGATTAGCAAGAGGGACCTTAATGTGATAGTACTAAAGTGGACTAGTAGCAATGGTGATCCGGGAGATGCAGGAGAAGAAAAAGTTCTCGACATGTTACGACCACATCAAGGCTTGAAAGAGCTCATTATTAGTGGCTATGGTGGTGGTTCCTTTCCAGTTTGGTTAGAAGATCCATCATTCTCGAATTTAGCGAAATTAACGTTTGAAAACTGTAACAACTGTGAAATGCTGCCATCATTTGGGGAACTGCCCTTTCTAAAGCACCTTGTTATCAAAGGAATGGCTAAAATACAAAAAGTGGAGAAGGGGTTTTATGGCTACTCAGAGGTGCCATTTCCATTATTGGAAACTCTTTGTTTTAAGTATATGGAAGGATGGGAAGTCTGGACCCCtaatgaagaggaagaagctAAAGCTTTTCCTTACCTCAGAGAACTTTCTATTATATGGTGCTCCAAGCTAGAAGTATTATTGCCTAAATATCTTCCTTCTTTGGAAAAGCTTGTCATTACAGGCTGTAAGAAATTGGTCGTATCAGTTGAAAGTCTTCCAAAACTGTGCAAATTATCAATTTCTAGTTGTAAACAGATGGAGTGGGGAAGTACAATCGATCTCAGCTCACTGAAATCAGTGCATCTTGGGGATATCTCGACTCCCATCTGTCCAACAGAGCGATTTACATACGGGTTATCAAAAGTAGAAGAAATGACGATTTCTCGTTCTGGAAAGCTGACATCTTTGTGGCAAAGTACAGCTGAATGGCTTCAAGATAATAGCTCCCTTTGTCGATTGGAAATTCGGCAATGTCCCCAACTTCTGTGCTTGGTGGCagaggaagaacaagaagaaggaCAAGAACAGCTTGGGATGCCTTGCAGACTTGAGTATCTGGAATTGTATCTATGCGAGCGCTTTGAAAAGCTACCAAAATCATTGTGCAGCCTTAGTTTTCTTAAAGAAATAAGCATCAACTGCTGCCCAAAACTTGTTTCTTTTCCAGAGACAAGCATGCCCCCCCAGCTAAGAATCATCAAAATTAGAGAATGCAATGCACTGAAATCGTTACCTGAGGCTTGGGTGAACAACAGCAGTACATATCTTGAAAGGTTGTCCATTAAAGAGTGTGAATCTTTGACATATATCACCAAATTTAGGCTTCCATTGAATTTGAAGCGGCTAGATATCGAAAGTTGCAATAATTTAGGGACTTTGATCAATGAGGAGAATACTGACAGTGGAACCCATAGCAACACCTCTCTTCTAGAGTTTTTGGAAGTCCACTATTGTCGATCTCTCACATCCTTGTGGTCAGGAAGTGAGTTACCTCATACGCTTGAACGGATTGAGCTTTGGAGTTGCGATAGTCTTGCTTCCTTGTCATCAGGAGGCAATCTACCTATGGCTCTGAAATCCCTAGTTGTTTTCGAGTGTACCAAGCTAGAGTCGATTGCAGAAAGATTGCAGAATCTCACATCTCTTGAACATATCGAAATTTCTTCTGGTTATAATCTTACATGTTTTCCTCCGGATCTTCACAAGCTACGGAATCTTCAAAAGATGTTTATATCTGGTTTTCCAAATCTTGTTTCCTTTCCAGAAGAAGGCTTGCCTCTCAGGAACCTGAGATTGCTCTACATAGTCAGCTGTAAGAAACTGAAGGCCCTACCCAACCGGATACACAAACTCACTGCACTTAAACAGTTAATAATAAGAGATTGTCCGAGCATGGCCATGTTCCCTGTTGATGGCTTTCCTATCAGCCTTGAATCACTTGAAATTCAAGATTTGAACATCTTTAAACCACTGTTTGATTGGGGGCTTAACAGACTCACTTCTCTTAAATCTCTCAATATTGGCAAGGTAAGCCCAGAAGTGTCATTTCCACAAGAAGAGACTGGAATGATGCTTCCTACGTCCCTAACCCatttgataattcaaaattttccgaATCTGGAACGCCTGTCATCTGATATTCAGAATCTGACTTGCCTGGAAAGACTCTGCCTTTTACATTGTCCTAAGCTCAAATTTCTTCCTGAGGATTGGCTGTCCTCTCTTCTGCAACTGGAAATTTATGATTGTCCATTGCTCAAACAAATGTGGGAAAAGCATGGCGGAATAAATTATTGGCCAATGATTGCACGCATACCTTACGTCAAGATTGATAGCTGTCTCATGAAGTACAGAACCCACGGTCAAGATTGA
- the LOC123200392 gene encoding putative disease resistance RPP13-like protein 1, translating into MSFIVEAFLVESFMMLLRKLASTELLQFAKQEQIQEDLKKWEMKLRKMKAVLEDAEERQGKNPAVKIWLGELRNLAYDVEDILDEFATEALRRKLLHESHHQHQPSTSKLRKLIPSCFNPQTVKFNSMIMSQVKNISTRLDDIASQKEQLGLKEFSGGRSNSVRQRLPTTSLVTETNVFGREKDQEAMVELLLRNDLSADNRTFSVIPIVGMGGLGKTTLAKLAYNDVRLEGHFDFKAWVCVSEKFNVTEITKTILESILGHIPDVNDLNNLQVSLKEKLLRKKFLFVLDDIWTENASDWSLLRLPFEVGSPESKIIITTRNEVISTMMGTLPAYSLKELSDEACLRIFTRYALGTTDFSLHQHLKEIGEKMVKKCNGLPLAAETLGGLLRGKPNSEEWEKVLNGRVWDLQEEESNIIPALKVEGVKRFEGLCEAKRLRAFLPLELPYMTSSYLAYDVLRMVLKLPRLRALSLRNYWISQLPNSIGELKHLRYLNLSGTQIEILPKSITTLYNLQTLLVENCYHLKKLCEDMGNLTNLHHLNNSGTPALEEMPLRIGNLTGLLTLPNFVVGKGSGSGLEELKNLTHIRERLCIFGLENVNARIAMKADLNGKRDLNVMVLEWTSSIGDPRDAREEEKVLDMLRPHQDLKEFVIRGYGGVSFPFWLEDPSFSNLAFLTLKNCNRCQMLPSVGELPSLKHLVIRGMARIQNVGKRFYGYSEVPFPLLETLCFVDMEGWEVWISHEEEEAKAFPHLRELSIKRCSKLEGLLPKYLPSLEKLVITSCKKLVVSVESLPRLCKLEIDECEQMVWGSTIDLSSLKSVVLSRISTHICPTERFTHGLSKVEEMEIVGSEELTSLWQTTAEWLQDNSSLCRLEIWQCPLLLCMVAEEEEQQQQEQPGMPCRLEYLGLSNCTQFEKLPKSLCSLSFLEEIRISCCPKLVSFPETSIPPQLRIIEIVECNALKSLPEAWMNNSNRYLESLSIEKCESLTYITKFRLPLNLKWLNIGHCNNLWTLIYEDSGTHSNTSVLGSLAVNFCRSLTSLWLRSELPDTLEDIELWGCSSLASLSSGGNLPMALKSLTVHQCSKLESIAERLQNLTSLEHIKISSCDNLKCFPQDLHKLRHLQKMTISDCPNLVSFPEGGLPLRNLTSLLIDSCEKLKALPNQIHKLTALKHLSIKNCPSMAVFPVHGLPISLASLEIEDLNIVKPLFDWGLYRLTSLKDLSIDKGCPEVVSFPQEETGMMLPTSLTRLKIRNFPNLECLSSDIRNLTCLEKLSLFACPKLKFLPKDCLPSSFLRLEICDCPLLKQMWEKHGGITCWPMIARIPYVEIEDEFKEYRPQGQD; encoded by the exons ATGTCTTTTATTGTAGAGGCGTTTCTAGTTGAGTCCTTTATGATGTTGCTCCGAAAGTTGGCCTCTACTGAACTGTTACAGTTTGCAAAACAGGAGCAAATCCAGGAAGATCTCAAGAAGTGGGAGATGAAATTGAGGAAGATGAAGGCGGTGCTTGAAGATGCAGAGGAGAGGCAAGGGAAGAATCCGGCAGTGAAGATCTGGCTTGGAGAACTTCGAAACTTGGCTTACGACGTGGAAGACATACTGGATGAGTTTGCGACTGAAGCTTTGCGGAGGAAGTTGTTGCATGAATCGCATCATCAACATCAACCCAGCACAAGTAAGTTACGGAAGCTAATTCCTTCTTGCTTTAATCCTCAGACTGTCAAGTTCAATTCGATGATAATGTCCCAAGTTAAGAATATCAGTACCAGATTGGATGACATTGCTTCACAGAAAGAGCAATTGggtttgaaagaattttcaggAGGGAGGTCCAACAGTGTAAGACAAAGGCTGCCCACAACCTCTTTGGTGACTGAAACCAATGTTTTTGGTAGAGAAAAAGATCAGGAGGCAATGGTTGAATTGTTATTGAGGAATGATTTAAGTGCTGACAATAGAACATTTTCTGTTATTCCTATAGTCGGGATGGGTGGCTTGGGAAAGACAACGCTTGCTAAACTTGCCTACAATGATGTCAGATTGGAAggtcattttgatttcaaagcTTGGGTCTGTGTTTCTGAAAAATTTAATGTGACGGAGATAACAAAAACAATTCTAGAGTCCATTCTTGGACATATTCCTGATGTTAATGATCTTAACAATCTTCAAGTGAGTTTGAAGGAGAAATTGTTGAGaaagaaatttttgtttgttttggatGATATATGGACCGAGAATGCTAGTGATTGGTCTCTCTTACGCCTTCCCTTTGAAGTTGGCTCACCAGAAAGCAAGATTATCATCACAACTCGTAATGAAGTTATTTCAACCATGATGGGTACTCTTCCAGCTTACTCATTGAAAGAGTTATCAGATGAAGCTTGTTTGCGTATATTTACTCGTTACGCATTGGGGACAACAGATTTTAGTCTCCATCAGCACTTGAAGGAAATTGGTGAGAAGATGGTAAAAAAATGCAATGGCTTACCTTTGGCAGCAGAAACTCTAGGCGGGCTATTACGTGGGAAACCTAATAGTGAGGAATGGGAAAAGGTGCTAAACGGTAGAGTGTGGGATTTACAAGAAGAGGAAAGCAACATTATACCAGCTTTGAAG GTTGAAGGGGTTAAAAGGTTTGAAGGCTTGTGTGAAGCCAAGCGTTTGCGAGCGTTTTTACCATTAGAGTTGCCATACATGACGTCAAGTTACTTGGCTTACGACGTTCTTCGCATGGTGCTGAAACTCCCTCGTTTGAGGGCCTTGTCTTTGAGAAATTATTGGATTTCTCAGCTGCCAAACTCAATTGGTGAATTGAAACATCTACGGTACCTCAACCTATCGGGTACGCAAATTGAAATTCTGCCCAAGTCAATCACTACTCTTTACAATTTACAGACGCTTTTAGTAGAGAACTGTTATCATCTGAAGAAACTGTGTGAAGACATGGGGAACTTAACAAATCTGCATCATCTAAATAATTCTGGTACACCTGCACTAGAGGAAATGCCTTTAAGGATTGGTAATCTGACTGGGCTTTTAACACTGCCGAATTTTGTTGTGGGCAAAGGCAGTGGCTCCGGGTTAGAAGAGTTGAAGAATTTGACCCATATTAGGGAGAGGCTTTGCATTTTTGGGTTGGAGAATGTGAATGCTAGGATTGCCATGAAAGCTGATCTGAATGGCAAGAGGGACCTTAATGTGATGGTACTAGAGTGGACTAGTAGCATTGGTGATCCGAGAGAtgcaagagaagaagaaaaagttctTGACATGTTACGACCACATCAAGATTTGAAAGAGTTCGTTATTAGAGGCTATGGTGGTGTTTCCTTTCCATTCTGGTTAGAAGATCCATCATTCTCGAATTTAGCGTTTTTAACGCTTAAAAACTGTAACAGGTGTCAAATGTTGCCATCAGTTGGGGAACTGCCCTCTCTAAAGCACCTTGTTATTAGAGGAATGGCTAGAATACAAAATGTGGGGAAGCGGTTTTATGGCTACTCAGAGGTGCCATTTCCATTACTGGAAACTCTTTGTTTTGTGGATATGGAAGGATGGGAAGTCTGGATCTCTCATGAAGAGGAAGAAGCTAAAGCTTTTCCTCACCTCAGAGAACTTTCTATTAAAAGGTGCTCTAAGCTGGAAGGATTATTGCCTAAATATCTTCCTTCTTTGGAAAAGCTTGTCATTACAAGCTGTAAGAAATTGGTCGTATCagttgaaagtcttccaagaCTGTGCAAATTAGAAATTGATGAATGTGAACAGATGGTGTGGGGAAGTACAATCGATCTCAGCTCACTGAAATCAGTGGTTCTTTCTCGTATCTCGACTCACATCTGTCCAACAGAGCGATTTACGCATGGGTTATCAAAAGTAGAAGAAATGGAGATTGTTGGTTCTGAAGAGCTGACATCTTTGTGGCAAACTACAGCTGAATGGCTTCAAGATAATAGCTCCCTTTGTCGATTGGAAATTTGGCAATGTCCTCTACTTCTGTGCATGGTGGCAGAGGAAgaagaacaacaacaacaagagCAGCCTGGGATGCCTTGCAGACTAGAGTATCTGGGATTGAGTAATTGTACACAGTTTGAAAAACTACCAAAATCATTGTGTAGCCTTagttttcttgaagaaataCGCATCAGTTGCTGCCCAAAACTTGTTTCTTTTCCAGAGACAAGCATCCCCCCCCAGCTAAGAATTATCGAAATTGTAGAATGCAATGCACTGAAATCGTTACCTGAGGCTTGGATGAACAACAGCAATAGATATCTTGAAAGCTTGTCCATTGAAAAGTGTGAATCTTTGACATATATCACCAAATTTAGACTTCCGTTGAATCTGAAGTGGCTAAATATCGGACATTGCAATAATTTATGGACGTTGATCTATGAGGACAGTGGAACCCATAGCAACACCTCTGTTCTAGGGTCCTTGGCAGTCAACTTTTGTCGATCTCTCACATCCTTGTGGTTAAGAAGTGAGTTACCAGATACACTTGAAGACATTGAGCTTTGGGGTTGCTCAAGTCTTGCTTCCTTGTCATCAGGAGGCAATCTACCTATGGCTCTGAAATCCCTAACTGTTCACCAGTGTTCCAAGCTAGAGTCGATTGCAGAAAGATTGCAGAATCTCACATCTCTTGAACATATCAAAATTTCTTCTTGTGATAATCTTAAATGTTTTCCTCAGGATCTTCACAAGCTACGCCATCTTCAAAAGATGACCATATCTGATTGTCCAAATCTTGTTTCCTTTCCAGAAGGAGGCTTGCCTCTCAGGAACCTGACATCACTCCTCATAGACAGCTGTGAGAAACTGAAGGCCCTGCCCAACCAGATACACAAACTCACTGCACTTaaacatttatcaataaaaaattgtccGAGCATGGCCGTGTTCCCTGTCCATGGCCTTCCTATCAGCCTTGCATCACTTGAAATTGAAGATTTAAACATCGTTAAACCACTGTTTGATTGGGGGCTTTACAGACTCACTTCACTTAAAGATCTCAGTATTGACAAGGGATGCCCAGAAGTGGTGTCATTTCCGCAAGAAGAGACTGGAATGATGCTTCCTACCTCCCTAACCCGTTTGAAAATTCGAAATTTTCCGAACCTGGAATGCCTGTCATCTGATATTCGGAATCTGACTTGCCTGGAAAAACTCTCCCTTTTTGCATGTCCTAAGCTCAAATTTCTTCCTAAGGATTGCCTGCCTTCCTCTTTTCTGCGACTGGAAATTTGTGATTGTCCATTGCTCAAACAAATGTGGGAAAAGCATGGTGGAATAACTTGTTGGCCAATGATTGCACGCATACCTTACGTCGAGATTGAGGATGAGTTCAAGGAGTACAGACCCCAGGGTCAAGATTGA
- the LOC123200248 gene encoding putative disease resistance protein At3g14460, whose product MLPSVGKLPFPKHLVIKGIASIQSVGKELYGYSEVPFPLLETICFWGMKGWEVWIPHEEEEAKAFPHLRELSIKLCSKLEGLLPKYLPSLEKLVIRSCEKLVVSIESLPRLCKLDIVGCEQMMWGSTIDLSSLKSVVLWDISTHICSTEIFTYGLLKVEEMVIYGSKELTSLCQSTAEWLQDNSSLCRLEIWQCPQLPCGVAEEEEEEGQEQLGMPCRLEYLELNQCERFEKLPKSLCGLSFLEEICITDCPKLVSFPETSMPPQLRIIEIEECNALKSLPEAWMNNSNTYLESLSIKNGTHSNTSLLQFLVVNSCRSLTSLWSRSELPDTLEHIKLWRCYSLASLSSGGNLPMALKSLIDLHKLRHLQKMTIPDCPKLVSFPEEGLPLGNLTSLCIDSCKKLKALPNRIHKLTALKHLSIKNCPSMAMFPVHGFPISLASLEIQDLNIFKPLFDWGLYRLTSLRNLSIGKGCPEVVSFPQEESGMMLPTSLTHLKIQNFLNLERLSSDIQNLTCLEKLCLFACPKLKFLPEDCLPFSLLQLQICDCPLLKQIWEKHGGQNYWPMIARIPLVIIDCLIMKYRPHDQD is encoded by the exons ATGTTGCCATCGGTCGGGAAACTGCCTTTTCCAAAGCACCTTGTTATCAAAGGAATAGCTAGTATACAAAGTGTGGGGAAGGAGCTTTATGGCTACTCAGAGGTGCCATTTCCATTACTGGAAACTATTTGTTTTTGGGGTATGAAAGGATGGGAAGTTTGGATCCCTCATGAAGAGGAAGAAGCTAAAGCTTTTCCTCACCTCAGAGAACTTTCTATTAAATTGTGCTCGAAGCTGGAAGGATTATTACCCAAATATCTTCCTTCTTTGGAAAAGCTTGTCATTAGAAGCTGTGAGAAGTTGGTCGTATCAATTGAAAGTCTTCCAAGACTCTGCAAATTAGACATTGTTGGATGTGAACAGATGATGTGGGGAAGTACAATCGATCTCAGCTCACTGAAATCAGTGGTTCTTTGGGATATCTCAACTCACATCTGTTCAACAGAGATATTCACATACGGGTTATTAAAAGTAGAAGAAATGGTGATTTATGGTTCTAAAGAGCTGACATCTTTGTGCCAAAGTACAGCTGAATGGCTTCAAGATAATAGCTCCCTTTGTCGATTGGAAATTTGGCAATGTCCCCAACTTCCGTGCGGGGTggcagaggaagaagaagaagaaggacaAGAACAGCTTGGGATGCCTTGCAGACTTGAGTATCTGGAATTGAATCAATGCGAGCGCTTTGAAAAGCTACCAAAATCATTGTGCGGCCTTagttttcttgaagaaatatGCATCACAGACTGCCCAAAACTTGTTTCTTTTCCAGAGACAAGCATGCCTCCCCAGCTAAGAATCATCGAAATTGAAGAATGCAATGCACTGAAATCGTTACCTGAGGCTTGGATGAACAACAGCAATACATATCTTGAAAGCTTGTCCATTAAAAA TGGGACCCATAGCAACACCTCTCTTCTACAGTTCTTGGTAGTCAACTCTTGTCGATCTCTCACATCCTTGTGGTCAAGAAGTGAGTTACCTGATACGCTTGAACACATTAAGCTTTGGCGTTGCTATAGTCTTGCTTCCTTGTCATCAGGAGGCAATCTACCTATGGCTCTGAAATCCCTAATT GATCTTCACAAGCTACGCCATCTTCAAAAGATGACTATACCTGATTGTCCAAAGCTTGTTTCCTTTCCTGAAGAAGGCTTGCCTCTCGGGAACCTGACATCGCTCTGCATAGACAGCTGTAAGAAACTGAAGGCCCTACCTAACCGGATACACAAACTCACTGCTCTTaaacatttatcaataaaaaattgtccGAGCATGGCCATGTTCCCTGTCCATGGCTTTCCTATCAGCCTTGCATCACTTGAAATTCAAGATTTGAACATCTTTAAACCACTGTTTGATTGGGGGCTCTACAGACTCACTTCTCTTAGAAATCTCAGTATTGGCAAGGGATGCCCAGAAGTGGTGTCATTTCCACAAGAAGAGAGTGGGATGATGCTTCCTACCTCCCTAAcccatttgaaaattcaaaattttctgaaTCTGGAACGCCTGTCATCTGATATTCAGAATCTGACTTGCCTGGAAAAACTCTGCCTTTTTGCATGTCCTAAGCTCAAATTTCTTCCTGAGGATTGCCTGCCTTTCTCTCTTCTGCAACTGCAAATTTGTGATTGTCCATTGCTCAAACAAATATGGGAAAAGCATGGAGGACAAAATTATTGGCCAATGATCGCACGCATACCTTTGGTCATAATTGATTGCCTTATCATGAAGTACAGACCCCATGATCAAGATTGA